Below is a genomic region from Prochlorococcus marinus str. MIT 0918.
ACCGCATCTATCTGAAGCAAGTCAATTGCACTTGTCTCTTCATTTCTACGATCTACAGGGCGATATCCAATACCTCTTTCAACATGAAGCTCTAGCTCAAGACTATGACCTGACTGAACTGTTGCTATAGGACGATCATTATCAACAACTTGAACTTGTGATGAGAATTGAAGATCTCTTGCTTTAACTTCAGCTGGACCATTTACCACAAGACGACCTATTTCCAACTCCTGGCTTCTACTATTGACAGTGAGCTCTTTACAATTCAATAAAATATCTAAGACATCCTCACGAACCCCTGGGACAGTGGCATATTCGTGATTAACTCCGGAAATTCGTACTGCTGTGACTGCACTACCCTCTAGTCCTCCCATAAGAACTCTTCTAAGAGAATTACCCAAAGTAGTTGCTTGACCTCTATCAAGAGGTCCTATTAGGAATATTCCTGTTTGGGAGCGATCATTAGAAACTTGATGATCGATACGGTCAATCTGGTATTGCAACACGGGCTAAATCAATAAATAGAGGGATAAAGAAATTTAGAATAATTGAAAAAGGTTAAACGCGCCTGCGCTTAGCTCTTCTACAACCATTGTGAGGTAGAGGTGTCACGTCACGTATTAGTGTGATCTCTAGACCAGCCACTTGCAAAGCGCGAATGGCGGTTTCACGACCAGAGCCTGGTCCTCTAACAAGGACCTCAATCTGTCGCATGCCTTGATCAACTGCTCTTCTCGCTGCAGCTTCTGCAGCAGTTTGAGCAGCAAATGGTGTACCTTTTCTAGCTCCTTTAAAGCCACTTGCACCAGCTGATGACCATGAAATAACTTCACCATTAGTATCAGTTATAGAAACAATTGTGTTATTAAAGGTGCTTTGAATATGCACAACTCCATTAGGGACATTGCGCTTATTCTTCTTTGAACCTGTTTTCTTTGCTGGAGTGGCCATTAGGGTGGGCCTGCTGGAGAAGTGGATAAGAGAAAGAAAGCCTTAGATAGCTAAGGCTTGGAAGCAAAAAATTATTTCTTTCTACCTGCAACTGTTTTACGAGAACCTCTACGAGTACGAGCATTTGTCCTAGTACGTTGACCTCGAACAGGAAGGCTCATTCGATGACGACGACCACGAAGACATCCTATGTCTTGCAATCGTTTCAAAGCCATTCCTTCCTGGCGACGCAAATCACCTTCAACAGTGAAGGATTCAGTTGCTGCTCTTAGTTTTTGAACATCACCATCATCTAAATCCTTAACACGTATATCAGGGTTTACCCCTGTTTTAGAAAGGATAGTCTGGGCTCGGGTTAAACCAATCCCATATATATAGGTGAGGGCAACCTCTACCCGTTTTTCACGGGGTATGTCGATGCCAGCGATTCTTGCCACTTAAACTTTGAATCGAAGATAAAGGTGAAATCACTCAAAGAGTGATTAATTAAACAATCTAAAGGAAAAGATCAACTAAAAACTAGCAACCATTTTCTTAAGAAATAAAGCCAAGGTTTTAGCCTTGACGCTGTTTGTGCTTTTGAGTAGCAGTGCAAATGACCATTACTCTGCCGTGGCGACGAATCACCCGACATTTTTCACACATTTTCTTGACTGAAGCGCGCACCTTCATATGGTGAGGCCCTCCATATTTGCAAACACAAATTTTACTACACCGTTCAATTTAATGCGTTTCTGATCCGACTTTTCACATCTTTTATGTTTCCACACCCTTCAACAGATCTTAAAATTCCTAAATTTTGATAGAAATTTATTAAAGGAGCCGTTTTTTCCCTATAGATACTCAACCTATTTCTTATAACTTCTGCATTGTCATCTTTTCTTCCTCGTGAGAGCAATCTATCAGTAAGGGTCTCATCATCTATTTCTATTAAAAGAACTGCTTTTATAGGCTGAACAATCTTTTCTAATAATTCTCCTAATAATTGTGCTTGAGCAAGATTCCGAGGAAAACC
It encodes:
- the rpmJ gene encoding 50S ribosomal protein L36; this encodes MKVRASVKKMCEKCRVIRRHGRVMVICTATQKHKQRQG
- the rpsK gene encoding 30S ribosomal protein S11; this encodes MATPAKKTGSKKNKRNVPNGVVHIQSTFNNTIVSITDTNGEVISWSSAGASGFKGARKGTPFAAQTAAEAAARRAVDQGMRQIEVLVRGPGSGRETAIRALQVAGLEITLIRDVTPLPHNGCRRAKRRRV
- a CDS encoding DNA-directed RNA polymerase subunit alpha, which codes for MLQYQIDRIDHQVSNDRSQTGIFLIGPLDRGQATTLGNSLRRVLMGGLEGSAVTAVRISGVNHEYATVPGVREDVLDILLNCKELTVNSRSQELEIGRLVVNGPAEVKARDLQFSSQVQVVDNDRPIATVQSGHSLELELHVERGIGYRPVDRRNEETSAIDLLQIDAVFMPIKKVNFTIDETAVSEGASSRERLRLEIVTDGSITPDDAVAEAANQLIELFQPLATVTMVEEVPVEPEPPSEAQIPLEELNLSVRAYNCLKRAQVNSVSDLMGFSYEDLLEIKNFGSKSADEVIEALERIGISIPQSRTSA
- the rpsM gene encoding 30S ribosomal protein S13; the encoded protein is MARIAGIDIPREKRVEVALTYIYGIGLTRAQTILSKTGVNPDIRVKDLDDGDVQKLRAATESFTVEGDLRRQEGMALKRLQDIGCLRGRRHRMSLPVRGQRTRTNARTRRGSRKTVAGRKK
- a CDS encoding adenylate kinase → MQNRLLFLGPPGAGKGTQAELLCNDHGLLHLSTGELLREEVSAGTDLGKEAELIMNRGELVSDDIVLSIVKKRLSNCSQGWLLDGFPRNLAQAQLLGELLEKIVQPIKAVLLIEIDDETLTDRLLSRGRKDDNAEVIRNRLSIYREKTAPLINFYQNLGILRSVEGCGNIKDVKSRIRNALN